The following proteins come from a genomic window of Polyangiaceae bacterium:
- a CDS encoding DUF4397 domain-containing protein, giving the protein MIRVHSGNLFNFIRLAAVGGAIALATAACGSDDDGSSPAAGGSSGTGGAGGSGGMAGSGGAGSVAKLRVVHAAPGAPAVDLYAAGTTTTLAENLAYGSSTPYLELPPGTYKIDVRAAGSPATDAPVYTTPDVTVAADKQYTAIAAGDIGSTSADDQFRVIPLEEDFGTAGSGTARVRVVHAGFDAPTVGIDVGNDDPSAPEVAALDRFADTGAAGVELPAGAALQVGVVAAGASVTAFTTPTLPDGADLFVVATGELGKLSREDTGFALLAVLPDSSTAWIRQNPRVFALHASPDAGPVDIYAGDQELVDNASFGDMAEARVPPGSYTLDFFPGQAGATPKPSGAPAATATTPALEAGKDYLAIAAGELTQSPSTFQLIALEEGFALDDTSNSRVRVVHASGNAPAVDVGTVSTAGTLDTPALLSNVKFGDASPAEGLSIPPGSLTIGAAATGTTTTAAEFDVTTIAGLRAFAVAAGDLGGTSNPFQLLIVNTTASQWAVVPIAAK; this is encoded by the coding sequence TGGCAGCGATGACGACGGAAGCTCGCCGGCCGCGGGCGGCTCGTCGGGAACTGGAGGCGCGGGAGGTAGTGGCGGCATGGCGGGCAGCGGCGGCGCGGGCAGCGTTGCCAAGCTCCGCGTGGTTCATGCGGCGCCGGGCGCTCCGGCAGTCGACCTGTACGCGGCGGGCACCACGACCACCTTGGCGGAGAACCTCGCGTACGGTTCCTCGACGCCGTACCTGGAGCTGCCTCCCGGGACCTACAAGATCGACGTACGGGCCGCTGGCAGCCCAGCGACGGATGCGCCGGTCTACACCACACCGGATGTGACGGTCGCTGCGGACAAGCAGTACACCGCGATCGCGGCGGGAGACATCGGCTCCACCAGCGCAGACGATCAGTTCCGCGTCATACCTCTGGAAGAGGACTTCGGGACGGCGGGTTCCGGGACCGCGCGTGTGCGCGTCGTTCATGCCGGATTCGACGCGCCGACAGTGGGCATCGACGTTGGCAACGACGATCCTTCGGCGCCCGAAGTGGCCGCCCTCGACCGCTTCGCCGATACGGGTGCGGCTGGCGTGGAGCTTCCGGCCGGAGCCGCACTTCAAGTCGGCGTCGTGGCGGCGGGCGCGTCGGTCACCGCCTTCACGACGCCGACCTTGCCCGATGGCGCCGACCTGTTCGTGGTGGCGACGGGGGAGCTCGGCAAGCTGTCCCGTGAAGATACGGGCTTCGCGCTCCTGGCCGTCCTCCCCGACTCTTCCACGGCTTGGATCCGACAGAATCCCCGCGTGTTCGCCCTTCACGCCTCTCCCGACGCCGGTCCCGTGGACATCTACGCCGGCGATCAGGAGCTCGTGGACAACGCCTCCTTCGGCGACATGGCCGAGGCTCGCGTGCCACCGGGAAGCTACACCCTCGACTTCTTCCCGGGACAAGCGGGCGCTACGCCAAAGCCTTCCGGAGCTCCGGCGGCAACCGCCACGACGCCAGCGCTCGAGGCAGGCAAGGACTACCTGGCCATCGCTGCGGGTGAGCTGACCCAAAGTCCGTCGACGTTTCAGCTGATCGCTCTCGAGGAAGGCTTCGCTCTCGATGACACGAGTAACTCGCGGGTCCGTGTGGTGCACGCTTCCGGCAATGCGCCTGCGGTGGACGTCGGCACCGTGAGCACCGCCGGCACGTTGGACACGCCAGCGCTGCTCAGCAACGTGAAGTTTGGCGACGCCTCGCCAGCGGAGGGTCTGTCGATTCCACCCGGCAGCCTGACGATCGGAGCTGCCGCCACCGGGACCACGACGACGGCTGCGGAGTTCGACGTCACCACGATAGCCGGCCTGCGTGCCTTCGCGGTCGCTGCCGGTGATCTGGGCGGGACGTCGAATCCGTTCCAGCTCTTGATCGTCAACACCACTGCCTCGCAATGGGCAGTGGTTCCCATCGCCGCCAAGTGA